The following proteins are co-located in the Gorilla gorilla gorilla isolate KB3781 chromosome 18, NHGRI_mGorGor1-v2.1_pri, whole genome shotgun sequence genome:
- the LOC129527720 gene encoding serine/arginine repetitive matrix protein 2-like isoform X1: MVKLSIVLTPQFLSHDQGQLTKELQQHVKSVTCPCEYLRKVINTLADHHHRGTDFDESPWLHIIIEFPRSYEVVITLWTVYLWLSFLKTIFQSENGHDGSTDVQQRAWRSNRRRQEGLRSICMHTKKRVSSFPGIKIGLEDICPLRKQVETKVQAKIRKTKVIKKVNHHYKINGKRKTAKKQKMFQRAQELRRRAEDYHKCKIPPSARKPLCNWVRMAAAEHRHSSGLPHWPYLTVETLKSRMGHQPPPPTQQHSITDNSLSLKTPSECPLTPLPPSPPPSAPPSADDNLKTPPLATQEAEAEKTPKPERRRTADVQPTPERPRAADVQPSPKPERPRAAEMEPSSPEPERPRVADVEPPPKPERQRAADVQPSPKPERPRAADVQPTPKPERPRAANVQPPPKPERRRAADVEPSSPEPERPRVADVEPPPKPERPRAADVQPSPRGGGPLTCNQHRNPRGGGSLTCNHRRNPRGGGPLICNHRSNPRGQGPLTCNHHHPNPRGGGSLTWRHHRNPRGRGPLTWNCHHPNPRGRGPLTWNHHRNPRGLGPLTCNHHRNPRGGGPLTCNQHRNPRGRGPLTWNHHHPNPRGGGSLMWNHHRNPRGRGPLTCNHRRNPRGRAPLTCNHHHPNPRGGGSLTWNHHRNPRVRGPLTCNHHRNPRVRGPLTWNHHHPNPERRRAADVQPTPKPERPRAADVQPPPKLERRRAADVEPSSPEPERPRVADVEPPPKPERPRAADVQPSLKPERPRAADMQPSPKPERPRAADVEPSSPEPERPRAADVQPSPKPERQRAADMEPSPKPERPRAADMEPSSPEPERPRVGDVEPPPKPERQRAADVQPSPKPERPRAADVQPPPKPERRRAADVEPSSPEPERPRAADVQPPPKPERRRAADVQPSPKPERPRAADVQPSPKPERPRAADVEPSSPEPERPRVTDVEPPPKPERPRAADVQPSPKPERPRAADVQPSPKHERRRAADVEPSSPEPERPRAVDVQPSPKPERPRATDVEPSSPEPERPRVADVEPPPKPERQRAADVQPSPKPERRRAADMEPSSPEPERPRVGDVEPSPKPPPKPERQRAADVQPSPKPERPRAADVQPSPKPERLRAADVQPPPKPERRRAADMQPPPKPERPRAADVQPSPKPERPRAADMEPSSPEPERPRVADVEPPPKPERQRAADVQPSLKPERPRAADVQPPPKPERPRAADVQPSPKPERPRAADMEPSSPEPERPRVADVQPSPKPERRRTADLQPSLKPERPRAADVQPTPKPERPRAADVQPSPKPERPRAVDVQPSPKPERPRATDVEPSSPEPERPRVADVEPPPKPERQRAADVQPSPKPERRRAADMEPSSPEPERPRVGDVEPSPKPPPKPERQRAADVQPSPKPERPRAADVQPTPKPERPRAADVQPSPNPERQRAADVQPPPKPERPKAADVQPSPKPKRPRATDVQPSSPEPKRRRATDMEPPPKPERRRAADVQPSPKPERPRAADVQPSPKPERPRAADVQPPPKPERPRAADVQPSPKPERPRAADMEPSSPKPERPRVADVQPSPKPERRRTADVQPSLKPERPRAADVQPSPKPERPRVVDVQPSPKPERPRATDVEPSSPEPERPRVADVEPPPKPPPKPERQRAADVQPSLKPERPRAADVQPSPKPERPRAADVQPSPKPERPRAADMEPSSPEPERPRVADVQPSPKPERRRTADVQPSLKPERPRAADVQPTPKPERPRAADVQPSPKPERPRVVDVQPSPKPERPRATDVEPSSPEPERPRVGDVEPPPKPPPKPERQRAADVQPSLKPERQRAADMQPPPKPERPRAADVQPPPKPERRRAADVEPSSPEPERPRVADVEPPPKPERPRAADVQPSPRGGGPLTCNQHRNPRGGGSLTCNHRRNPRGGGPLTCNHRSNPRGQGPLTCNHHHPNPRGGGSLTWKHHRNPRGRGPLTWNCHHPNPRGRGPLTWNHHRNPRGLGPLTCNHHRNPRGGGPLTCNQHRNPRGGGSLTCNHRRNPRGGGPLMCNHRSNPRGQGPLTCNHHHPNPRGGGSLTWKHHRNPRGRGPLTWNCHHPNPRGRGPLTWNHHRNPRGLGPLTCNHHRNPRGGGPLTSNQHRNPRGRGPLTCNHRRNPRGRAPLTCNHHHPNPRGGGSLTWNHHRNPRVRGPLTCNHHRNPRVRGLLTWNHHHPNPKRQRAADVQPTPKPERPRAADVQPPPKPERRRAADVQPSRKPERPRAADMEPSSPEPERPRAADVQPSPKPARPRAADMQPSPKPERPRAADVQPSPKPERPRAADVQPSPKPERPRAADMEPSSPEPERPRAADVEPSSPEPKRRRVTDVEPPPKPERPRAADVQPTPKPERRRAADVEPSSPEPKRRRVADEPPPKPERPRAADVQPSPKPERPRAADVQPSPRGGGPLTCNQHRNPRGEGLLTCNHRRNPRGGGPLTCNQHRNLRGQGPLTWNHHHPNPRGRGPLTWNHHRNPRGGGSLTCNHRRNPRGGGPLTCNHRRNPRGRGPLTCNHHHPNPRGGGSLTWKHHRNPRGRGPLTWNRHHPNPRGRGPLTWNHHRNPRGGGSLTCNHRQNPRGGGPLTCNQHRNPRGRGPLTWNHHHPNPRGGGSLTWNHHRNPRGRGPLTCNHRRNPRGRGPLTCNHHHPNPRGGGSLTWNHHRNPRGRGPLTCNHHQNPRVRGPLTWNHHHPNPERRRAADVQPTPKPERPRAADVQPSPKPEGPRAADMEPSSPEPKRRRVADVEPPPKPKGPRAADVHPPKPERRRAADVQPTPKPERPRAPDMEPPCKPRRPRAADVEPSSPEPKRRRVADVQPPPKPERPRAADVQPSPRGRGLLTCNQHRNPRGGAPLTCNHRQNPRGGGPLTWNRHHPNPRGRGPLTWNHHRNPRGRGPLMCNHRRNPRGGGPLTCSQHPRGLGPLTCNHHRNPRGEGLLTCNQHRNPRGRGPLTCNHHRNPRGGGALTCNHHRNPRGQGPLTCNHNHPNPRGGGSLTWNHHRNTRGRGPLTWNHHHPNPRGRWPLTWNHHRNPRGGGPLTCNHRRNPRGRGPLTWNHHHPNPERQRVADVEPPPKPERPRAADVQPLPKPERRRAADVQPPPKPERPRAADVQPPPKPKRPRAADVQPPLKPERPRAADVEPSSPEPKRRRVADMEPPPKPERPRAPDMEPPCKLRRPRVADVEPSSPEPKRRRVADVQPPPKPERPRAADVQPSPRGGGPLTCNHHRNPRGRGPLTCNQHRNPRGGGPLTCNHRRNPRGGGPLTCNHRRNPRGGGPLTCNHRRNPRGPGPLTYNHRRNPRGRGPLTCNHHHPNPRGGV, translated from the exons ATGGTGAAGCTCTCTATTGTCCTGACCCCACAGTTCCTGTCCCATGACCAGGGCCAGCTCACCAAGGAGCTGCAGCAGCACGTAAAGTCAGTGACATGCCCATGCGAGTACCTGAGGAAG GTTATCAATACTCTGGCTGACCATCATCATCGTGGGACTGACTTTGATGAAAGTCCTTGGTTACATATCATTATTGAGTTTCCGAGAAGTTATGAAGTTGTCATTACCCTCTGGACAGTGTACCTTTGG TTGTCTTTCCTGAAGACTATCTTCCAGTCTGAAAATGGACATGATGGATCCACGGATGTACAGCAGAGAGCCTGGAGGTCCAACCGCCGTAGACAGGAAG GGCTGAGGTCCATTTGTATGCACACAAAGAAAagagtttcttcctttccaggaATTAAAATTGGCCTGGAAGACATCTGTCCTTTACGGAAACAGGTGGAAACAAAAGTTCAAGCTAAAATCCGTAAGACGAAGGTCATAAAGAAAGTCAACCATCATTACAAAATCAATGGAAAGAGGAAGACCGCCAAAAAACA GAAGATGTTTCAACGTGCGCAAGAGTTGCGGCGGCGGGCAGAGGACTACCACAAATGCAAA ATCCCCCCTTCTGCAAGAAAGCCTCTTTGCAACTGG GTCAGAATGGCGGCAGCGGAGCATCGTCATTCTTCAGGATTGCCCCACTGGCCCTACCTCACAgttgaaactttaaaaagcagGATGGGCCACCAGCCACCTCCTCCAACTCAACAACATTCTATAACTGATAACTCCCTGAGCCTCAAGACACCTTCCGAGTGTCcgctcactcctcttccaccctcacctccaccgtcagctccaccctcagcggatgataatctcaagacacctcccttagctactcaggaggctgaggcagaaaaaacacccaaacccgagaggcggaggaccgctgacgtgcaaccaacacCCGAGAGGCctagggccgctgacgtgcaaccatcaccgaaacccgagaggccgagggccgctgagatggaaccatcatcacccgaacccgagaggccgagggtcgctgacgtggaaccaccaccgaaacccgagaggcagagggccgctgacgtgcaaccatcaccgaaacccgagaggccgagggccgctgacgtgcaaccaacaccgaaacccgagaggccgagggccgctaacgtgcaaccaccaccgaaacccgagaggcggagggccgctgacgtggaaccatcatcacccgaacccgagaggccgagggtcgctgacgtggaaccaccaccgaaacccgagaggccgagggccgctgacgtgcaaccatcaccgagaggcggagggccgctgacgtgcaaccaacaccgaaacccgagaggcggagggtcACTGACATGCAaccatcgccgaaacccgagaggcggagggccgctgataTGCAACCATCGCAGTAACCCGAGAGGCCAAGGGCCCCTGACttgcaaccatcatcacccgaacccaagaggcggagggtcgctgacgtggaggcaccaccgaaacccgagaggccgagggccactGACATGGAACtgtcatcacccgaacccaagaggcagagggccgctgacgtggaaccaccaccgaaacccgagaggcctaGGGCCACTGacatgcaaccatcaccgaaacccaagaggcggagggccgctgacgtgcaaccaacaccgaaacccgagaggccgagggccgctgacatggaaccatcatcacccaaacccaagaggcggagggtcgctgatgtggaaccaccaccgaaacccgagaggcagggggccgctgacgtgcaaccatcgccgaaacccgagaggccgagcgcccctgacgtgcaaccatcatcacccgaacccaagaggcggagggtcgctgacgtggaaccaccaccgaaacccgagagtccgagggccgctgacgtgcaaccatcaccgaaacccgagagtccgagggccgctgacgtggaaccatcatcacccgaaccccgagaggcggagggccgctgatgtgcaaccaacaccgaaacccgagaggccgagggccgctgacgtgcaaccaccaccgaaactcgagaggcggagggccgctgacgtggaaccatcatcacccgaacccgagaggccgagggtcgctgacgtggaaccaccaccgaaacccgagaggccgagggccgctgacgtgcaaccatcactgaaacccgagaggccgagggccgctgacatgcaaccatcaccgaaacccgagaggccgagggccgctgacgtggaaccatcatcacctgaacccgagaggccgagggccgctgatgtgcaaccatcaccgaaacccgagaggcagagggccgctgacatggaaccatcaccgaaacccgagaggccgagggctgctgacatggaaccatcatcacccgaacccgagaggccgagggtcggtgacgtggaaccaccaccgaaacccgagaggcagagggccgctgacgtgcaaccatcaccaaaacccgagaggccgagggccgctgacgtgcaaccaccaccgaaacccgagaggcggagggccgctgacgtggaaccatcatcacccgaacccgagaggccgagggccgctgacgtgcaaccaccaccgaaacccgagaggcggagggccgctgacgtgcaaccatcaccgaaacccgagaggccgagggccgctgacgtgcaaccatcgccgaaacccgagaggccgagggccgctgacgtggaaccatcatcacccgaacccgagaggccgagggtcactgacgtggaaccaccaccgaaacccgagaggccgagggccgctgacgtgcaaccatcaccgaaacccgagaggccgagggccgctgacgtgcaaccatcaccgaaacacgagaggcggagggccgctgacgtggaaccatcatcacctgaacccgagaggccgagggctgttgacgtgcaaccatcgccgaaacccgagaggccgagggccactgacgtggaaccatcatcacccgaacccgagaggccgagggtcgctgacgtggaaccaccaccgaaacccgagaggcagagggccgctgacgtgcaaccatcaccgaaacccgagaggcggagggccgctgacatggaaccatcatcacccgaacccgagaggccgagggtcgGTGACGTGGAACCATCACCGAAACCaccaccgaaacctgagaggcagagggccgctgacgtgcaaccatcaccgaaacccgagaggccgagggccgctgacgtgcaaccatcaccgaaacccgagaggctgagggccgctgacgtgcaaccaccaccgaaacccgagaggcggagggccgctgacatgcaaccaccaccgaaacccgagaggccgagggccgctgacgtgcaaccatcaccgaaacccgagaggccgagggccgctgacatggaaccatcatcacccgaacccgagaggccgagggtcgctgacgtggaaccaccaccgaaacccgagaggcagagggccgctgacgtgcaaccatcactgaaacccgagaggccgagggccgctgacgtgcaaccaccgccgaaacccgagaggccgagggccgctgacgtgcaaccatcacccaaacccgagaggccgagggccgctgacatggaaccatcatcacccgaacccgagaggccgagggtcgctgacgtgcaaccatcaccgaaacccgagaggcggaggaccgCTGACTTGCAACCATcactgaaacccgagaggccgagggccgctgacgtgcaaccaacaccgaaacccgagaggccgagggccgctgacgtgcaaccatcgccgaaacccgagaggccaagGGCTGTtgacgtgcaaccatcgccgaaacccgagaggccgagggccactgacgtggaaccatcatcacccgaacccgagaggccgagggtcgctgacgtggaaccaccaccgaaacccgagaggcagagggccgctgacgtgcaaccatcaccgaaacccgagaggcggagggccgctgacatggaaccatcatcacccgaacccgagaggccgagggtcgGTGACGTGGAACCATCACCGAAACCaccaccgaaacctgagaggcagagggccgctgacgtgcaaccatcaccgaaacccgagaggccgagggccgctgacgtgcaaccaacaccgaaacccgagaggccgagggccgctgacgtgcaaccatcgccgaatcccgagaggcagagggccgctgacgtgcaaccaccaccgaaacccgagaggccgaaggccgctgacgtgcaaccatcgccgAAACCCAAGAGGCCGAGGgccactgacgtgcaaccatcatcacctgaacccaagaggcggagggccaCTGAcatggaaccaccaccgaaacccgagaggcggagggcagctgacgtgcaaccatcaccgaaacccgagaggccgagggccgctgatgtgcaaccatcgccgaaacccgagaggccgagggccgctgacgtgcaaccaccaccgaaacccgagaggccgagggccgctgacgtgcaaccatcaccgaaacctgagaggccgagggccgctgacatggaaccatcatcacccaaacccgagaggccgagggtcgctgacgtgcaaccatcaccgaaacccgagaggcggaggaccgctgacgtgcaaccatcactgaaacccgagaggccgagggccgctgacgtgcaaccatcgccgaaacccgagaggccaagGGTTGTtgacgtgcaaccatcgccgaaacccgagaggccgagggccactgacgtggaaccatcatcacccgaacccgagaggccgagggtcgctgacgtggaaccaccaccgaaaccaccaccgaaacccgagaggcagagggccgctgacgtgcaaccatcactgaaacccgagaggccgagggccgctgacgtgcaaccatcgccgaaacccgagaggccgagggccgctgacgtgcaaccatcaccgaaacctgagaggccgagggccgctgacatggaaccatcatcacccgaacccgagaggccaagggtcgctgacgtgcaaccatcaccgaaacccgagaggcggaggaccgctgacgtgcaaccatcactgaaacccgagaggccgagggccgctgacgtgcaaccaacaccgaaacccgagaggccgagggccgctgacgtgcagccatcgccgaaacccgagaggccaagGGTTGTtgacgtgcaaccatcgccgaaacccgagaggccgagggccactgacgtggaaccatcatcacccgaacccgagaggccgagggtcggtgacgtggaaccaccaccgaaaccacCACcaaaacctgagaggcagagggccgctgacgtgcaaccatcactgaaacccgagaggcagagggccgctgacatgcaaccaccaccgaaacccgagaggccaagggcggctgacgtgcaaccaccaccgaaacccgagaggcggagggccgctgacgtggaaccatcatcacccgaacccgagaggccgagggtcgctgacgtggaaccaccaccgaaacccgagaggccgagggccgctgacgtgcaaccatcaccgagaggcggagggccgctgacgtgcaaccaacaccgaaacccgagaggcggagggtcACTGACATGCAaccatcgccgaaacccgagaggcggagggccgctgacatgCAACCATCGCAGTAACCCGAGAGGCCAAGGGCCCCTGACttgcaaccatcatcacccgaacccaagaggcggagggtcgctgacgtggaagcaccaccgaaacccgaggggCCGAGGGCCACTGACATGGAACtgtcatcacccgaacccaagaggcagagggccgctgacgtggaaccaccaccgaaacccgagaggcctaGGGCCACTGacatgcaaccatcaccgaaacccaagaggcggagggccgctgacgtgcaaccaacaccgaaacccgagaggcggagggtcACTGACATGCAaccatcgccgaaacccgagaggcggagggccgctgatgTGCAACCATCGCAGTAACCCGAGAGGCCAAGGGCCCCTGACttgcaaccatcatcacccgaacccaagaggcggagggtcgctgacgtggaagcaccaccgaaacccgagaggccgagggccactGACATGGAACtgtcatcacccgaacccaagaggcagagggccgctgacgtggaaccaccaccgaaacccgagaggcctaGGGCCACTGacatgcaaccatcaccgaaacccaagaggcggagggccgctgacgtccaaccaacaccgaaacccgagaggcagggggccgctgacgtgcaaccatcgccgaaacccgagaggccgagcgcccctgacgtgcaaccatcatcacccgaacccaagaggcggagggtcgctgacgtggaaccaccaccgaaacccgagagtccgagggccgctgacgtgcaaccatcaccgaaacccgagagtcCGAGGGCTgctgacgtggaaccatcatcacccgaaccccaagaggcagagggccgctgacgtgcaaccaacaccgaaacccgagaggccgagggccgctgacgtgcaaccaccaccgaaacccgagaggcggagggccgctgacgtgcaaccatcacggaaacccgagaggccgagggccgctgacatggaaccatcatcacccgaacccgagaggccgagggccgctgacgtgcaaccatcaccgaaacccgcaAGGCCAAGGGCCGCTGacatgcaaccatcaccgaaacccgagaggccgagggccgctgacgtgcaaccatcaccgaaacccgagaggccgagggccgctgacgtgcaaccatcaccgaaacctgagaggccgagggccgctgacatggaaccatcatcacccgaacccgagaggccgagggccgctgacgtggaaccatcatcacccgaacccaagaggcggagggtcactgacgtggaaccaccaccgaaacccgagaggccgagggccgctgacgtgcaaccaacaccgaaacccgagaggcggagggccgctgacgtggaaccatcatcacccgaacccaagaggcggagggtcgctgacgaaccaccaccgaaacccgagaggccgagggccgctgacgtgcaaccatcaccgaaacccgagaggccgagggccgctgacgtgcaaccgtcaccgagaggcggagggccgctgacgtgcaaccaacaccgaaacccgagaggtgaAGGGctgctgacgtgcaaccatcgccgaaacccgagaggtggagggccgctgacgtgcaaccaacaccgaaacctgagaggccaagggccgctgacatggaaccatcatcacccgaacccaagaggcagagggccgctgacttggaaccaccaccgaaacccgagaggcggagggtcgctgacATGCAAtcatcgccgaaacccgagaggcggagggccgctgacgtgcaaccatcgccgaaacccgagaggccgagggccccTGACttgcaaccatcatcacccgaacccaagaggcggagggtcgctgacgtggaagcaccaccgaaacccgagaggccgagggccactGACATGGAACCGTCATCACccaaacccaagaggcagagggccgctgacatggaaccaccaccgaaacccgagaggcggagggtcgctgacgtgcaaccaccgtcaaaacccgagaggtggagggccgctgacgtgcaaccaacaccggaacccgagaggccgagggccgctgacatggaaccatcatcacccgaacccaagaggcggagggtcgctgacgtggaaccaccaccgaaacccgagaggcagagggccgctgacgtgcaaccatcgccgaaacccgagaggccgagggcccctgacatgcaaccatcatcacccgaacccaagaggcggagggtcgctgacgtggaaccaccaccgaaacccgagaggccgagggccgctgacgtgcaaccatcaccaaaaCCCGAGAgtccgagggccgctgacgtggaaccatcatcacccgaaccccgagaggcggagggccgctgacgtgcaaccaactccgaaacccgagaggccgagggccgctgacgtgcaaccatcgccgaaacccgaggggccgagggccgctgacatggaaccatcatcacccgaacccaagaggcggagggtcgctgacgtggaaccaccaccgaaacccaaggggccgagggccgctgacgtgcacccgccgaaacccgagaggcggagggccgctgacgtgcaaccaacaccgaaacccgagaggccaagGGCCCCTGACATGGAACCACCATGcaaacccaggaggccgagggccgctgacgtggaaccatcatcacccgaacccaagaggcggagggtcgctgacgtgcaaccaccgccgaaacccgagaggccgagagccgctgacgtgcaaccatcaccgagaggccgagggctgctgacgtgcaaccaacaccgaaacccgagaggcggagcgccgctgacgtgcaaccaccgccaaaacccgagaggcggagggccgttGACGTGGAACcgtcatcacccgaacccaagaggcagagggccgctgacgtggaaccaccaccgaaacccaagaggccgagggccgctgatgTGCAACcaccgccgaaacccgagaggcggagggccgctgacgtgcagccAACACCCGAGAGGCCTAGGgccactgacgtgcaaccatcaccgaaacccaaGAGGCGAAGGGCtgctgacgtgcaaccaacaccgaaacccgagaggccgagggccgctgacgtgcaaccatcaccgaaacccgagaggcggaggggcgctgacgtgcaaccaccaccgaaacccgagaggccaagGGCCCCTGACGTGCAACCAtaatcacccgaacccaagaggcggagggtcgctgacgtggaaccaccaccgaaacacGAGAGGCCGTGGGCCACTgacatggaaccatcatcacccgaacccaagaggaagatggccgctgacgtggaaccaccaccgaaacccgagaggcggagggccgctgacgtgcaaccaccgccgaaacccgagaggccgagggccactgacatggaaccatcatcacccgaatcccgagaggcagagggtcgctgacgtggaaccaccaccgaaacccgagaggccgagggccgctgacgtgcaaccattgccgaaacccgagaggcggagggccgctgacgtgcaaccaccaccgaaacccgagaggccgagggccgctgacgtgcaaccaccaccgaaacccaagaggccgagggccgctgacgtgcaaccaccactgaaacccgagaggccgagggccgctgacgtggaaccatcatcacccgaacccaagaggcggagggtcgctgacatggaaccaccaccgaaacccgagaggccaagGGCCCCTGACATGGAACCACCATGCaaactcaggaggccgagggtcgctgacgtggaaccatcatcacccgaacccaagaggcggagggtcgctgacgtgcaaccaccgccgaaacccgagaggccgagggccgctgacgtgcaaccatcaccgagaggcggagggccgctgacgtgcaaccatcaccgaaaccccagaggccgagggccgctgacgtgcaaccaacaccgaaacccgagaggcggagggccactgacgtgcaaccaccgccgaaacccgagaggcggagggccgctgacgtgcaaccaccgccgaaacccgagaggcggagggccgctgacgtgcaaccaccgccgaaacccgagaggcccaGGGCCGCTGACGTACAACcaccgccgaaacccgagaggccgagggccgctgacgtgcaaccatcatcacccgaacccaagaggcggagtttGA